CAGACTTAAATGAGACTTAGATAAAACTTAATTAAGTCTTAAATCAGACTTAAATGAGACTGACAAAGAACTAAAGAAGACTTCAAATAGACTAAAAGAAGACTTAAACAATACTTAAATAAGACCTACATAAATGAGACTTAAACAAGACTCAAATAAGAATGAGATTAGACAATTTCGCCCACAGGTGTGTCGTTTGAGCTCCTCCGGCCTAAAAGTATCGACGTTCACGGAGCACGAGAACGCCACTCTCATGCTATGGAACAGTAAGTGTAGTAATTTGAGTTCACAGTGTGGTATAagctaagaaaagagagagagagagagagagagagagagagagagagagagagagagagagagagagagagagagagagagagagagagagagagagagagagagagagagaaagagagagggagggaggaagagaggggaaggagagagagagagagagagagagagagagagagagagagagagagagagagagagagagagagagagatagagagagagaaagagagagggagggaggaagagatgggagagagagagagagagagagagagaaagagagagagagataaagagagagagagagagagagagagagagagagagagagagagagagagagagagagagagagagagaaagagagggagggagggagggagggagggagggaggaagggagggagggagggagagagagggagagagagagagagacagagagagagagagacagagagagagagagagagagggagggagggagggagagagagggagagagagagagggagagagagagagggagagagagagagagagagagagagagagagagagagagagagagacagagagagagagagagagagagaaagagagagggagggaggaagagatgggagagagagagagagagagagagagtgtgtgtgtgtggtttggaatAGTGTGTGATTTATGTCTAgcaaatagataaagaggagaCTAAGAATGAGAATTTAACAAAGCCagataaaaaaattaaacgaTTCTGTTGGAGAgcttcttcaccatcattaccagtcaccattatcgtcactatccTCATCGATCATCATTCCCACCACCATTGCTCCCCGGTGATACAACTATCACCACCAGTCcgcattattttcaccatcatcaatcactaTTCTTATCACTAACATGAATAACCATTCATTACAGTCATCAGTCTCTATTCCTGAAATCAAACTCTCATCAATTTCTACTCCTGTCACCAATCCCCATCCTCTACACCTTCGTCGGCCCCTATTCCTGGCACCGTTCCTCATTCTCTCCACCCAGCCACCCAAGACGGATCTTTCTGGCTGGCAGGGGACGGGCGCCTATACCTGACCGTGAGCGGGATGTTGATTGCAGGTGACGCCTCGGCCACGTGCAGCGGGTTTCCCGGCTTCCGACTGGGGTCCTTCTCCTCCCTCGAGTCCATGGCCGTCCTCAAGGAGTTCTTCGACAGAGATGGTGAGGAGGGATGGGGTGTGATGGGTAGAGGTGTGCgtgagagggatagataggtaaCTAGAAGGTGACAGACGATATTAGAGAAGAATGGATGGTATCTAtttgagaaaacagaaagaatcaATACCATATCGAACCTCGTCACTATGAATGATCTTCTGATGTCCTCATATCGTTCATCGGGTTCTCTTTTCTCGCACGGGTTAAAGTGACGCTTAGTTCTATTCCTCCGCAGGCTCTATGGTGTCAGTCGACCTATCACCCAGAAACGTTTGGGGAGACGGCGTGCCCTACAATCAAGCAAACAGCCTTTTCAACAGGGTCATTGCCTCAGGTTACAACTTCGGCATAGTGAACGGGGATTTAACCCATGGATACAGAGGCACAAGAGTCAGGTTGCTGTGCCAGGCAGATCTCGCTAACGCAGAAGTCCCATGAAGTGAGGACCTCCGACAGGACAACGGTTCCTCGTGCTAGTCCTGGTGCCAGTGCCAGTTATACCAGGCTGTTGATAACTGATGAAACTTGAAAATTGTGGTTCAGTTACTTGGTCTTGGTAATTTTATTGCTAAATGGGCAGCACAATGTAGGAAGGGGACAAACGAGAACTTTACATCGCAAGAGACGCTACAGGCAAAGAACTGAGATGGGGGACGGTAACTGAACCATTCTTTTACAAGCAACATAGTTTAGTCTAAATCACTGAACTATATGCCTTTCATCCTCAAATCTTGAACACATTTAGTCTCTTGAATGGTTTAGAATATATACTTCCTAAGaaacgaaccaaaaaaaaaaggagggaaaatgtaCTGTGCTATTTTCACGCTTGTTGTATGTATTTTGCTCACTTTTTGTTATCAAAGCGAATGTGCACTTGCCAGTTTGTCGATGATTGATGCCATGGTAAACTTtggtatttttaaaaataattgaaacattcgtgatgatgattatttgacCTAGATCAATTTAATTATAACATACTTTCAGGCGAACATCGAAAGCCTGTCAAGTGCATCTAAACTTGAAAAATAAGTCGATGAATAgatcagaaaataagaaataaaagtgtAGACCCACCCAAGAAGACGTACCATTTGTACAAGCGTACAAATGGTATGGGATAAACACGTGTTATCGGTAAATACAAGAAGATACTGATACTGTTGTTTATATCAATTTAATTACAAAGTACGGATAAGACGATTATATTGTGTGTACTCCGTAAAACCTTGTTTCAGTAGTCAGTGACTGACCTGACCcgacctaaccaaacctaaccaaacCGACTGTAAAGGTGGTAGTCAAGACCCCCCCGTCGTAGTGTCGTAGTCATCTGATTCCGTTCATTTTTGGCTTTGTATTGCATAAAATAATTGACTGCATATCATGGATACTACAGATAAGTTTTTGTGCATTAAGGAGCCGAAAATGAATCGAATCaaacaaggaggaagaaaaacattttacttaacccattcgccccatgtggcaagaatacatgccatgcccactgtactacacttttatttattgtatttacacatagatgactctacaagttcttaatcaccaaattgtcagttattagaaactacctatctcaccctatctttcactttaagaaagggtcttttgtgtcattccattgtctaaaatattttaatgacaaaataataatcataacaacaataacaataataacaatattgatagcaatggtattaattctcccgccaattcaaggaatggggaaatcaggatcggtaactagggcctactgatagactccttgccggttcaccaaaaactacaggggacagaacataaatccgaaaCGAATGGGTTAAAGTCGTTTTATCTTGTTCGCGGGTAATTCGCGATGACAATGTTactaaaaaaatgttttaaaattagCACGTGGTGTATTCCACATCAGCCTTTGTGGAATGCacaaaatatttgataaatgGAAGGTCGTAAAAAAATGGGTGGTTTGCAATTTCATGTTTGCGATAGTAACTGTCAAAATAActatttgtaaaaaaataatatggtattttcatctcttcattttgtttcattaaaCTAAATTACACATTAAAAAACTGTGCTGATTTACGGCCTGAAATTACACTTgttattcctttgtttttaatGTAAAAATATGCATGACCGCATCATAAACTATATCCAAATACTGTGTCAGAGTTGTGTTGTTgttggccggcttgtgcagaagtagagaccCCGGGCAGCGGgaaagagtgattgagtgatGTGGGCATTACGGCACCTGACCAATCTCAGAAACGGATTATCAacttttgaattaaaaaaaaaatataagtgaaaaagagagacatacatagatTATGACAATTTTCGAAGAATAATGtgtcttattatcatttgttgcctttagtgttattgttattttcggtCATGTTTTCTTCCCGTGATGCTTGTTGCCCAAACAACTGTGTGTAGGTAGCGAGAGGctaattactgctattactacttctactaatgataatgatgataatgacaataataataaaaacgatgatggcgatggtaatagtaatcatgattataaaatgatgatagtagtgacaacataataaaaattgtgatgatgatgataataacaaataataataacaatgataataacaataatgataataatgataataatggtaatgatggcaatgattataatgataataatgataatgataataataataatatatatacatatatacatatatgcatatacatatatatatatatatatatatatatatatatgtgtgtgtgtgtgtgtgtgtgtgtgtgtgtgtgtgtgtgtgtgtatgtgtgtgtgtatgtgtgcgtgtgtgtgcgtgcgtgtgtgtgtgtgtgtgtgtgtgtgtgtgtgtgtgtgtgtgtgtgtgtgagtatgtgtgtgtgtgtgtgtgtgtgtgtgcacatatatctatctaactatctatctatctatatctatatatatatatattttctctttttctttttctaccctcTCATTTGACGCCTCCATTCTTGATTACAGAGTTAGAATCGCGTTCGTTTTGTCATAAACTACTTTAACTgcagttaacttttttttttcagaaaaggcggtaaagaatttagaaaaaaataaaattattcttTCTTCTAGAACTCCGATATGGACACcagacacgcaaatacacacgtacacacacacacgcacacacacacacacacactcgcacacatacacacaaccacaacaaatacacacacacatgcacatacacccatacacacacgcacaaatacacacctaaacacaaacaaacacacacgcacacacacacacacacacgcgcacacatacacacaaccacaacaaacacacacacacatgcacatacacacacgcacaaatacacacctaaacacaaacaaacacacacgcacacacacacacacacacacacactcgcacacatacacacaaccacaacaaatacacacagacatgcacatacacatagcacaaatacacacctaaacacaaacaaacacacacgcacacacacacacacacacgcgcacacatacacacaaccacaacaaacacacacacacatgcacatacacacacgcacaaatacacacctaaacacaaacaaacacacacgcacacacacacacacacacacacacactcgcacacatacacacaaccacaacaaatacacacagacatgcacatacacacacgcacaaatacacacctaaacacaaacaaacacacacgcacacacacacacacacacgcgcacacatacacacaaccacaacaaacacacacacacatgcacatacacacacgcacaaatacacacctaaacacaaacaaacacacacgcacacacacacacacacacacacacactcgcacacatacacacaaccacaacaaatacacacagacatgcacatacacacacgcacaaatacacacctaaacacaaataaacacacacactcacactctcaactCCAATGTTAGTCATCCCAGgactaactccccctccccctcccccctccccctccctccctccccctccccctcccactacttCCTCGCAGCTGGTATTAATCAAATAAAAGCGACTCTAAAAACCACTTTTCACTcattatgaattaatgaatagataaataaataaattaaagaatttgtccttggataaatggatagatcaaacaaagaaatgaattaTACTTGCAGCCGTGCATTCCAGGAGTCTGTCGGCCACGCACTTGCCGGGTGATCTGGACCTCATATCAAATGCATTAGAGGCCTTGCAGGACGATTTATGTGACTGACACATgctgcgcacacgcacacgcacacgcacacgcacacacacacacactcacacgcgcgcgcgcacgcgcgcacacatacacacacacacacacgcacatacatacacactcacacacacatttatatatatacatatatatatgtatgtatgtatgcatgtatatatgtatatatacatatatatatgtatggatgtatgcatgtatatatttatatatacatatacacacacacacacacacgtgtgtgtgtatatatatatatatatatatatatatatatatatatatatatatgtatatatatatgtgtgtgtgtgtgtgtgtgtgtgtgtgtgtaaacatataggtatatatatgtatatgtatatttatgtatatatatatgtgtgtatatatatatacatatatatatatatatatatatatatatatacatatatatatatatatatatatatatatatatatatatatatatatatataacaagcgcGCCATGTGTCACggatgtgaatgaatatatatatatatatatatatatatatatatatatatacaaacatacatatgaatatatatattaatgtatataaataaataaatatatatagatatatatatatatatatatttataaatatatatatgaatatatatataaatgtatataaataaattaataaatatatatatatataactatatataaatatatatataaatatatatatacatatatatagaaatatatatatatataaatataaataaataaatatataaatgtacatatacatatatatttacacacacacatacacacacacacacacacacacacacacacacacatatatatatatatatatatatatatatatatatttatatatgtgtgtatatatatatatatatatatatatatatatatatatatatatatatgtatatatatatgtatatatatgtatatatatatttatatatatatatatatatatatatatatatatatatataaatatataatgtttttccTAAAGGCTGTCTCTCCAggatacttttcttttttttctttgacgccGAAAATAACTACTTGGAGCTGTGTTCTTCACGATGGCAAAATTAAATAGAGTTCATATTTTTTCTAAGCAATATCAGTAGCATTGAGAAATAAAGCACCATTAAGAAATGTCAAGTGATAATGTAATTCATTATTtcgaagtgagaaaaaaaatattaaattgaaTTGATTCTCAATTTATCAGGATTTTCACAATATACTTACTTGTTTTGCAATGCTGTTTTTACATGTGAATATTATAGTTATATGAATAATTAGGACAATTAATTATATCGTATTTGCTaaagattgttttgttttgtttgacacACAAGTCGCATAAAGATTACTCCTATAAATACGTTTTAACAGTGACCCTGTGTGAAAATAGACTGAGGGATTGGTCAATTATGGTACATCGGGAATTCTATTCATCACGAAAGGTCTCTGTGAAATTTCCACAGGCCTATAATTAATGACACAATGTggattcattaccattattcccgtttatatatatatatacacatcttaatGCCAAATAGATCAGAGGTGTATATCCACACTATCTTACTTATATCACATTTCATTACATAATTTGCTTAACATTAAATTAATTGTTAGGTCCTAGCTTAGAGGCGACGTGAAAATACGTTGCATAAACATGGCcaatactatttattttttcattcagaCATCCTGTTCTTATTGCAAGGATTTCCCCGCAGAAATCCTTCGTGAGGATGAAAATTTACTTTCCAAAACAAGGAAGAGGTAGCTGATGAGCCCTCACCCTCTACAGACGGTCAgcagaatagtgtgtgtgtgtgtgtgtatgaatgtatgcatgtatgtgtgtatgtgtgtatgtatgtatgtatgtatgtatgtgtgtgtgtatgtatgtatgtatgtatgtatgtatgtatgtatgtatgtatgtatgtatgtatgtatgtatgtatgtatggatgtatgtatgtatgtatgtatgtatgtgtgtatgaatgtatgcatgtatgtgtgtatgtgtgtatgtatgtatgtatgtatgtatgtgtgtgtgtgtgtgtgtgtgtgtgtgtgtatgtatgtatgtatgtatgtatgtatgtatgtatgtatggatggatgtatgtatgtatgtatgtatgtatgtatgtatgtatgtatgtatgtatgtatgtgtgtgtgtgtacgtatgtatgtatgcatagtagtgtgtggatggacggaactactcaccccacgagtaggttaatgacgtaaccaatgaccatgacgtaatcaataaccgggatCATTAACCTtaattaatgatggctagcatgcacaccttacggtcgtacatggcgcatcataacagaaagtaggcaaaAATATGCTCGGTTTTGGTGGGGAGTGCCGTCAACCCATTTTATTTCCTtcgaacattaataataaagagacTAATTTCATACCTGATATAGCATGTGCTccattttataaataattttcatatcGAAAgctcaaaattatttatattaactcACAATCAGGACAGATGAAGTGATTTGCTTCTATTTATAGCCGGCTACTGAGGACCTCCCTCCAAAATACGACGACTTGGTGGACAAACTGCCATCTTACGAGGAAGCaattttcacaatacaaaaggTGAGTCTGGATTCGATCTTGTTAACTGTAACTCACGCTGATTGTAGTTAGGTTAGcgctctcgtccccctcccccccccccaaaaaaaaaatgcatgtggatttatatgaaattatatatggatgtatattaaatgtaagttATCACAATCCTTTATAATGAAAAGGTAAATTGATTTTGTTTACATAGTAAAGTacctacaaaaacaaaacaaaacaaaaaaacaataataataataattgattatgataaatcatcataataatagatgatgataaatgatcataataaaaattaataataaatagcgaataatgaataattaataacaataacaacaacaaaacaacaacaatgataatagtaatagtaataataataataaaaaaaaataattcataataaaacaataataatccataataactataataataataataacaataataataattcacaataaaaacaatagaaacagtaattcataataaaaacaacgatagtaataattcataataacaacaacaatgatgactgaATAAACTAACAAAATCCCCGTCCAGAATCCCTCCGTCGACGCGGGCCGCAAGAACCTCGCTTTCGACCCTCAAGAGGAGACAGAAGCCCTTCCTGACGGCGACATCGAAGCGGCATCGCGCGGAAACCCAGCCGATCAGATAGAGAATTATTCAGTCCCTGTGCAACCGTATCAAGCGCAAACCTATGTTAAATATCCCCAATCCGATACAGggagattggctaatcctccttcGCATCATGCAGAATCCGACGTAAAATTTGCCCAGTCTgatgcagggggattggctaatcctcctccgCATCATACAGAATCCGACGTTAGATTTTCCCAATCCgatgcagggggattggctaatcgtcctcctggatttggtgtggataatgagctaatcagcatatcaccatcagcacgatctcactcgacccgacgtcccgatgaaactccaatccgggaattactcgttaagcacacacattcttgaaattttattattattattgttgttgttgttgttgttattgtcattattataccactcataaattctcttttttattaatctattcataaatTCTCGATAATTTCACACGCGATACAGCACACGAACTCATTCCCATTcatatcattaaattatattgcTACTGTACAGAGAGGTTTCATAATTACTCTGCGTAggttaggggaaggaaagggataatagatattaaaaaaaaaaacaattcagcGATATATACACCAGTAAGTATTCCtgttttttatacaaaaaaatgtgttttttataaTAAACGATAAAATCAAAGAGATACTTGCGAGAATTACTTAACCATATAGCCTATGCtacataaagagggaggaagggagaaagggagaggagaggagaggagaggagaggagaggagaggagaggagaggagaggagaggagaggagaggagaggagaggagaggagagagagagagagagagagagagagagagagagagaaggagaaggagagagagagagagagaaggagaaggagagagagagagagagagagagagagagagagagagagagagagagagagagagagagagagagagagagagagagagagagagagagagagagagagagagaaggagagagagagagagagagagagagagagagagagagagagagagagagagagagagagagagagagagagagagagagagagagagatagagaggaggagagagagagatagagagaaggagagagagagagagatttgatttgataaaaaaaaaaaaaaaaatacagagcagtgtacatgccctgcaaaaagctatCTAAACTGGCTATGCCTCTTATTTATGTAGAAGGCTGCCAATCAGACACTGGCGGTATATGCCTGAAAggctgtgccattgtgcttacattatatcatctagttggtaaaagaaaaaaaaaaagtgctgtttgatcgatagggtacagttttcgagcaacaaagtaagtaatgtgtaagtTTATGCGGCTTGAAcgtcttgcacattttgcagtgatgatatgagattggctttgcctccaaaactgcttcctgtacataatgtatagtgtactgatatgttgtatgtttgtatgtctattatctctctctctctctctctctctctctatctatctatctatctatctatatgcatgtatgtatgtctgtatgtgatttCATGTGATTGCATTTGTTTAGTTATGACTACGTTTATAGGATTACATGCTTTTATCTTCACCGTTATTTCTACGACTGCTATTGCCACATTTCATACAAATatcttgtgtttatgtatgtaatgtgtatatatgtatatttatacggatGTGTTTAATTaagaaacagatatataagtttcgatgaatttacactttaaagaaataatagagaataataatgatagttcacTATCTGTGCCACTTAAGTAGAATTTAAGTAATCTTAAAATGAGGGATTGTATGTTATATAGTTTCTTTtagtaaatattattatcgttttccgaGTATTATGTACAGCACATAGCTAAAAAGGACTGATGACTtacatgatattatattataatttagcaTATAAATGTGATGAAATTAATAGTTATCCaaagataaaactaaaaaaaaaaaaaaaaaaaaaatggagac
This genomic stretch from Penaeus chinensis breed Huanghai No. 1 chromosome 8, ASM1920278v2, whole genome shotgun sequence harbors:
- the LOC125028226 gene encoding uncharacterized protein LOC125028226, encoding MRPRALLLALLWGVHSARGSPSVYLVDDIFGNFLLVKGATLSETTFNISADSLCTCRTQCNALADCTAASLIDDVCRLSSSGLKVSTFTEHENATLMLWNTTQDGSFWLAGDGRLYLTVSGMLIAGDASATCSGFPGFRLGSFSSLESMAVLKEFFDRDGSMVSVDLSPRNVWGDGVPYNQANSLFNRVIASGYNFGIVNGDLTHGYRGTRVRLLCQADLANAEVP